One Terriglobales bacterium genomic region harbors:
- the hflX gene encoding GTPase HflX — protein sequence MLVGLDLGRRRAASPAIAQARDAAAAARITTSHRLDFSPEESMAELRELATSAGAQILTEIIQMKERPDPATLIGKGKLEEIHGMVASASADLVLFDHELTPSQQRNIEKVVDARVIDRTQLILDIFARHARTREGQLQVELAQLEYLLPRLTGRGVQMSQIAGTSAGARGPIGTRGPGETQLETDRRKIYRRIRHIKEEVEKVRRVRAQQRLRRESVPVPTVALVGYTNAGKSTLFNQLTRSGVLASSKMFATLDPTIRAVTLPSRRKALFSDTVGFLRNLPHTLVSAFRATLEEVQRASLILHVSDVTSPIRHEQDVQVEKVLGELEALNKPRLRVMNKIDLLPAAERDALEDDAHTVHLSAVTGAGISTLLDRVDALLQDDPLRRVKLAIPQREGKALAMLEGKARVYAREYQDGVVHLEAEAPESLLRKLQAFVVVR from the coding sequence GTGCTGGTGGGCCTGGACTTGGGGCGGCGCCGGGCGGCCTCACCGGCGATCGCGCAAGCCCGTGACGCCGCGGCCGCGGCCCGTATCACCACCTCCCACCGCCTCGACTTCAGCCCGGAAGAGTCCATGGCCGAGCTGCGCGAACTGGCCACCAGCGCCGGCGCCCAAATCCTGACCGAGATCATCCAGATGAAGGAGAGGCCCGACCCAGCGACGCTGATCGGGAAAGGCAAGCTGGAGGAGATCCACGGGATGGTGGCCTCGGCGAGCGCGGACCTGGTGCTCTTCGATCACGAGCTGACGCCCTCGCAGCAGCGCAACATCGAGAAGGTCGTGGACGCGCGCGTGATCGACCGCACCCAGCTCATCCTCGACATCTTCGCCCGCCACGCCCGCACCCGCGAAGGCCAGTTGCAGGTGGAGCTGGCGCAGCTGGAATACCTGCTGCCGCGGTTGACCGGACGGGGCGTGCAGATGTCGCAGATCGCGGGCACGTCGGCGGGGGCGCGCGGGCCCATCGGCACCCGCGGGCCGGGCGAGACCCAGCTCGAGACCGACCGCCGCAAGATCTACCGGCGCATCCGCCACATCAAGGAAGAAGTGGAGAAGGTGCGGCGGGTGCGGGCACAGCAGCGGTTGCGGCGCGAATCCGTCCCCGTGCCGACGGTGGCGCTGGTCGGCTACACCAACGCGGGCAAGAGCACGCTGTTCAACCAGCTCACCCGGTCGGGGGTGCTGGCGTCATCGAAGATGTTCGCCACCCTCGACCCGACCATCCGGGCGGTGACCCTGCCCTCGCGCCGCAAGGCACTGTTCTCCGATACCGTGGGGTTCCTACGAAACCTGCCGCACACCCTGGTGTCGGCTTTCCGGGCCACCCTGGAGGAAGTGCAGCGCGCGTCCCTGATCCTGCATGTCTCGGACGTGACCAGCCCCATCCGCCACGAGCAGGACGTGCAGGTGGAAAAGGTGCTGGGGGAGCTGGAGGCGCTGAACAAGCCGCGGCTGCGGGTGATGAACAAGATCGACCTGTTGCCGGCGGCCGAGCGCGACGCGCTCGAAGACGATGCGCACACGGTGCATCTCTCGGCGGTCACGGGCGCGGGCATCTCCACGCTGCTCGACCGCGTGGACGCGCTGTTGCAGGACGACCCGCTGCGCCGGGTCAAGCTCGCCATCCCACAGCGCGAAGGCAAGGCGCTGGCCATGCTGGAGGGAAAGGCGCGGGTGTATGCGCGGGAGTACCAGGACGGCGTGGTGCACCTGGAGGCGGAAGCGCCGGAATCGCTGTTGCGGAAGCTGCAGGCATTCGTGGTCGTGCGCTAG
- the hfq gene encoding RNA chaperone Hfq, protein MDKPAQNIQDSFLNTARKDKTNLTIYLLSGVKLTGRIRSFDKYSVVLETSNQEQLIFKHAISTVVMAKAPHAVESKPAAAAPPPVATPAAPSGTEG, encoded by the coding sequence ATGGACAAGCCGGCACAGAACATCCAGGATTCGTTCCTCAATACCGCGCGCAAGGACAAGACCAATCTCACCATCTACCTGCTCAGCGGGGTGAAGCTGACCGGCCGTATCCGCTCCTTCGACAAGTACTCCGTGGTGCTGGAGACCAGCAACCAGGAGCAACTGATCTTCAAGCACGCAATCTCGACGGTGGTGATGGCCAAGGCGCCGCACGCGGTGGAGAGCAAGCCCGCGGCGGCCGCGCCGCCGCCCGTCGCCACCCCCGCGGCCCCGTCCGGCACGGAGGGATAA
- a CDS encoding YbaK/EbsC family protein, with amino-acid sequence MPVAKLREFLDANHIQYTTITHSAAFTAQGIAALTHIPGKEMAKTVIVNVDDTLAMAVLPASLHVDLDLMRQVTGAKSVTIAHERDFQNCFPGCELGAMPPFGNLYDLPVYVDESLSKDQEIAFNAGSHYELIRMTYEDFARLVKPSVVRIARMKYTAVA; translated from the coding sequence ATGCCAGTCGCCAAGTTGCGCGAGTTCCTCGACGCCAACCACATCCAGTACACCACCATCACCCATTCGGCCGCCTTCACCGCCCAAGGCATCGCGGCCCTCACCCATATCCCCGGCAAAGAGATGGCCAAGACTGTCATCGTGAACGTGGACGACACCCTGGCCATGGCGGTGCTGCCGGCATCCTTGCACGTCGATCTCGACCTGATGCGGCAGGTCACCGGGGCCAAGAGCGTCACTATCGCCCACGAGCGCGATTTCCAGAACTGCTTCCCGGGGTGCGAACTCGGCGCCATGCCGCCCTTCGGCAATCTTTATGACCTGCCGGTGTACGTGGACGAGTCGCTGAGCAAGGACCAGGAGATCGCCTTCAACGCGGGCTCGCACTACGAGCTGATCCGGATGACTTATGAGGACTTCGCCAGGCTGGTGAAGCCGAGCGTGGTGCGCATCGCGAGGATGAAATATACGGCAGTCGCCTAG